One Myxococcus stipitatus DNA segment encodes these proteins:
- the serC gene encoding 3-phosphoserine/phosphohydroxythreonine transaminase: MRVINFNPGPAGLPLPALERARDELLDFEGSGMSVMEHSHRGREYEAVHNEAIALLTELLGIPTSHQVLFLTGGASQQFAQVPMNFLTADASADYLVTGVWSEKAFDEAKYYGTPRVAVTTVQPDKRYTRVPRQDELKLDPKAAYVHMTSNNTLYGTQWHAFPDVGAVPLVVDMSSDFLWRKQDVSGIGLLYAGAQKNLGPSGVTVVVAARDFIARGRKDIPKIFRYSTHAENNSLYNTPPTLAIYLVRNVLAWMKSVGGLAQVEAWNRQKADLLYGALDQHAGFYRAPVERASRSVMNVVFHLPTEALDAAFVAEAKQQGLVGLKGHRITGGIRVSTYNAVTVENVKALVSFMEHFVKTRG, translated from the coding sequence ATGCGCGTCATCAACTTCAACCCCGGCCCCGCTGGACTGCCCCTGCCGGCCCTGGAGCGGGCTCGGGACGAGCTGCTCGACTTCGAGGGCTCGGGGATGTCGGTGATGGAGCACAGCCACCGGGGCCGGGAATACGAGGCCGTCCACAACGAGGCCATTGCCCTGTTGACCGAGCTGTTGGGAATCCCCACCAGCCACCAGGTCCTCTTCCTCACCGGTGGCGCGTCGCAGCAGTTCGCGCAGGTGCCGATGAACTTCCTCACGGCCGACGCGAGCGCGGACTACCTCGTGACGGGCGTGTGGAGCGAGAAGGCCTTCGACGAGGCGAAGTACTACGGCACGCCGCGCGTCGCGGTGACGACGGTGCAGCCGGACAAGCGCTACACCCGCGTGCCCCGGCAGGACGAGCTGAAGCTCGACCCGAAGGCGGCGTACGTCCACATGACGAGCAACAACACCCTCTACGGCACCCAGTGGCACGCCTTCCCGGACGTGGGCGCGGTGCCGCTGGTGGTGGACATGAGCTCCGACTTCCTGTGGCGCAAGCAGGACGTCAGCGGCATCGGGCTCTTGTACGCCGGGGCCCAGAAGAACCTGGGGCCCTCCGGCGTGACGGTGGTGGTGGCCGCTCGGGACTTCATCGCGCGGGGGCGCAAGGACATCCCGAAGATCTTCCGGTACAGCACCCACGCGGAGAACAACTCGCTCTACAACACGCCCCCCACGCTGGCCATCTACCTGGTGCGCAACGTGCTGGCGTGGATGAAGTCGGTGGGCGGGCTCGCCCAGGTGGAGGCGTGGAACCGGCAGAAGGCGGACCTGCTGTACGGCGCCCTGGACCAGCACGCGGGCTTCTACCGGGCCCCGGTGGAGCGCGCGTCCCGTTCGGTGATGAACGTCGTGTTCCACCTGCCCACGGAGGCGCTCGACGCGGCCTTCGTCGCCGAGGCGAAGCAGCAGGGCCTGGTGGGGCTGAAGGGCCACCGCATCACGGGCGGCATCCGGGTCTCCACCTACAACGCGGTGACGGTGGAGAATGTGAAGGCCCTGGTCTCCTTCATGGAACATTTCGTGAAGACCCGTGGGTAG
- a CDS encoding chalcone isomerase family protein, whose amino-acid sequence MKATLSAVALSLMLAVPALAKEVAGVNYPDTSTVDGKALKLNGVGLRKKFVVKVYTVGLYVENPSKDAAELISSDQVKRVRMYMLRDLDKKTITEAISDGFKKNAGAKMAALQPKLDSFNAAIPDLKKGDELMLTYVPGKGTEVHSKSGQAISVEGKDFADGLFSVWLGKDPVDDGLKDGLLGKD is encoded by the coding sequence ATGAAAGCCACGCTGTCCGCCGTCGCGCTGTCCCTGATGCTCGCCGTCCCCGCGCTCGCCAAGGAAGTCGCCGGGGTGAACTATCCGGACACCTCCACCGTGGACGGCAAGGCGCTGAAGCTCAATGGCGTGGGGTTGCGCAAGAAGTTCGTGGTCAAGGTCTACACCGTGGGCCTGTACGTGGAGAACCCGTCGAAGGACGCGGCGGAGCTCATCTCCTCGGACCAGGTCAAGCGCGTGCGCATGTACATGCTGCGCGACCTGGACAAGAAGACCATCACGGAGGCCATCTCCGACGGCTTCAAGAAGAACGCGGGCGCGAAGATGGCGGCGCTCCAGCCCAAGCTGGACTCGTTCAACGCCGCCATTCCCGACCTGAAGAAGGGCGACGAGCTCATGCTCACCTACGTACCGGGCAAGGGCACCGAGGTGCACAGCAAGAGCGGTCAGGCCATCTCCGTCGAGGGCAAGGACTTCGCGGATGGGCTCTTCTCGGTCTGGCTGGGCAAGGACCCCGTGGATGACGGTCTCAAGGACGGCCTGCTCGGCAAGGACTGA
- a CDS encoding GlsB/YeaQ/YmgE family stress response membrane protein: protein MGICAWLVLGGIAGWLASIIKGTNAKMGMFANIATGIVGSMIGGWVFNLLGGRGVTGLNIYSLAVATVGAVILITIIQAIRR, encoded by the coding sequence ATGGGAATCTGCGCGTGGCTGGTGCTGGGAGGAATCGCGGGCTGGCTGGCCAGCATCATCAAGGGTACCAACGCGAAGATGGGGATGTTCGCGAACATCGCCACCGGCATCGTCGGCTCGATGATTGGCGGCTGGGTGTTCAACCTGCTGGGCGGCCGGGGCGTGACGGGCCTCAACATCTACTCGCTGGCCGTGGCCACGGTGGGCGCCGTCATCCTCATCACCATCATCCAGGCCATCCGGAGATAG